Proteins encoded within one genomic window of Oryza glaberrima chromosome 12, OglaRS2, whole genome shotgun sequence:
- the LOC127756189 gene encoding uncharacterized protein LOC127756189, giving the protein MADGESPPWAELVPDIVREIGRHLLCEIDRHHADGLCRSWRDALLQLRPPPPPLPRLVLPEADGPAFYCVPSGCRPHPFVLPPAALRARCFGSYDGAWIFQAVDQAANHVLLNLITHQQLNLPNLLRFHSFMLPALIFDFEVAFVAATLSSRPTDQGCVGAGIISFNRVPHDPRHIAFWCMGDEAFSWSIQMTRNIGGALELDVVDLLYSSHGAGAFLFLTRREDIHVFRQPIFPQGDVMQSTPLYFERRGDDDDDDGRPVLDRYLVESRGKLLMVVRLGDREPARLPTTTFRVFEREDELFNNYWNKLPDLGGRMLFVGRGCSRSYEAADGYPGMEGVYFLDDRSFHDPMVVHMNAADRQYPCSDNGRWSGAQPPAEVERCFPEQGRSNYSPPVWILP; this is encoded by the coding sequence ATGGCTGACGGCGAGTCTCCGCCATGGGCGGAGCTCGTCCCCGACATCGTCCGCGAGATCGGCCGCCACCTCCTGTGCGAGATCGACCGCCACCATGCGGATGGCCTCTGCAGGTCCTGGCGCGACGCGCTCCTACAACTCcggcccccgcctccgccgctcccgcGGCTCGTCCTCCCGGAAGCCGACGGGCCCGCGTTCTACTGCGTCCCCAGCGGCTGCCGCCCCCACCCCTTCGtcctcccgcccgccgcgctcCGCGCGCGGTGCTTCGGCTCGTACGACGGAGCCTGGATCTTCCAGGCCGTCGACCAGGCGGCGAACCACGTCCTCCTCAACCTCATCACCCACCAGCAGCTCAACCTCCCCAACCTGCTCCGTTTCCACTCCTTCATGCTTCCGGCATTGATATTTGACTTCGAGGTCGCCTTCGTCGCGGCCACCCTCTCTAGCCGGCCGACTGATCAGGGATGCGTCGGCGCCGGCATCATCAGCTTCAACCGCGTGCCCCACGACCCAAGGCACATCGCGTTCTGGTGCATGGGCGATGAGGCGTTCTCGTGGTCCATCCAGATGACGAGGAATATTGGCGGGGCACTGGAACTGGATGTGGTGGACCTCCTGTACAGCAGCCATGGCGCTggcgccttcctcttcctcaccCGACGGGAAGACATCCATGTGTTTCGTCAACCGATATTCCCTCAGGGAGACGTGATGCAGTCGACACCGCTCTACTTCGAGCGgcgcggtgacgacgacgacgacgacgggcggccGGTCCTTGATCGCTACCTCGTGGAGTCCCGAGGGAAGCTGCTCATGGTCGTCAGGTTAGGAGATCGTGAGCCTGCCCGCTTGCCGACCACGACGTTCCGGGTGTTCGAGAGAGAAGACGAGCTGTTCAACAACTACTGGAACAAGCTGCCCGACCTTGGCGGCCGCATGCTGTTCGTCGGAAGAGGCTGCTCCAGATCGTACGAAGCGGCGGATGGGTACCCCGGCATGGAGGGCGTCTACTTCCTGGATGACCGGAGCTTCCACGACCCGATGGTTGTGCACATGAATGCCGCCGATCGGCAGTATCCCTGCAGCGACAACGGGAGATGGTCGGGAGCACAGCCACCAGCGGAGGTAGAGCGCTGCTTCCCGGAGCAAGGTCGGTCGAACTACTCCCCTCCGGTTTGGATTCTCCCATGA